The following coding sequences lie in one Marinobacter sp. ANT_B65 genomic window:
- a CDS encoding carboxylate/amino acid/amine transporter — MGLLVFVTVLWAFSFSLIGEFLAGQVDSDFAVLSRVLLATLIFLPFTRWRGVPGGLKLGVLVTGMLQFGITYLCLYRSFSYLTVPEVLLFTIFTPLYVTLIDDALSRRFSPVALVAAAIATVGAGIIRYDGLGEDFITGFLLLQVANFTFAAGQVGYKHVMQHYPTDVPAYRTFGYFFIGALIIALPSFIVFGNAERLPSTALQWGILLWLGLAASGFGLFLWNRGACRVDAGTLAIMNNVLVPAGLLVNLLIWSRDADLLRLAMGGAVIALSLWVNARLHPRARLNGAA; from the coding sequence ATGGGACTCCTGGTTTTTGTAACTGTCCTCTGGGCATTCTCATTCAGTCTGATTGGCGAGTTCCTCGCCGGACAGGTAGACAGCGACTTTGCAGTGCTCAGTCGTGTGTTACTGGCAACCCTGATATTTCTGCCGTTTACCCGCTGGCGTGGTGTGCCTGGAGGGTTGAAGCTGGGTGTACTGGTTACAGGCATGCTGCAGTTTGGCATTACCTATCTGTGCCTGTACCGCTCGTTCAGCTATCTGACTGTTCCGGAAGTTCTGTTATTCACAATATTCACGCCTCTGTATGTAACCCTGATTGACGATGCCCTGTCCCGCCGGTTTTCGCCGGTTGCTCTGGTTGCAGCAGCAATAGCTACGGTTGGTGCCGGCATAATACGTTACGACGGCCTGGGCGAAGATTTTATAACCGGCTTCCTGTTACTGCAGGTTGCGAATTTCACCTTTGCTGCAGGCCAGGTGGGCTACAAACACGTTATGCAGCACTACCCGACTGATGTGCCGGCGTATCGCACATTTGGCTACTTCTTTATCGGTGCGCTGATCATCGCACTGCCGTCTTTTATTGTGTTCGGCAACGCCGAGCGGCTTCCGTCAACGGCCCTGCAATGGGGCATCCTGCTGTGGTTGGGCCTGGCAGCTTCAGGGTTTGGTCTGTTCCTGTGGAACCGCGGTGCCTGCCGTGTTGATGCGGGCACGCTCGCTATTATGAATAATGTTCTGGTGCCTGCCGGACTGCTGGTCAATCTGCTGATCTGGAGCCGGGACGCTGACCTGTTGCGGCTGGCAATGGGTGGAGCTGTGATAGCGCTTTCACTCTGGGTAAATGCCCGTCTTCACCCCCGCGCCCGGTTGAACGGAGCAGCATGA
- a CDS encoding MATE family efflux transporter codes for MDETHQPLPEVRKSLVSRTLTEWKTLAILGGPILIAQVAQMANGVIDTVMAGHASAEDLAGVGIGASLWVPLFLFFIGMLGALQPIISGYNGARTPEKIMPATWQGLYIAGAGAIVMILLLINVHPVLDGLHLEARTAGITQGYLNAFAWGIPALLLMTALRGLTDGLGHTRVIMAFSILSTLINLPLNYVLIYGKLGLPAMGGIGCGWATSVSNGVAAIALLVYLSRSQLYKQFHLFADWAKPNKALIRYILSIGIPIGFTIFVEASLFSVIALFLAPLGPVVVAGHQIALNVVSLLFMLPLSIGMALTLRVSFLIGAGAPDTARLISRSSLILASATALVFAILLLIFSEGIAALYTSDTDVQAVTIRLLMFAAIFQVADVIQITCISALRGYKDTGIPMLIMLFSFWGVGLPLGYTLAFTSLLVPAMGAAGFWVGLTGGLASASLLLGWRLFRYRPKATRS; via the coding sequence ATGGATGAAACCCACCAACCACTGCCCGAAGTTCGTAAATCTCTTGTTTCACGAACCCTGACAGAATGGAAGACCCTGGCAATACTTGGCGGGCCGATTCTGATTGCCCAGGTTGCCCAGATGGCCAACGGCGTTATCGACACAGTCATGGCAGGTCATGCCAGCGCTGAAGATCTTGCGGGTGTGGGTATTGGCGCCAGCTTATGGGTGCCGTTATTTTTGTTTTTTATCGGCATGCTTGGAGCGCTGCAACCGATTATTTCCGGTTATAACGGCGCCCGGACACCAGAGAAAATCATGCCAGCTACCTGGCAGGGCTTATACATCGCCGGTGCTGGCGCAATCGTGATGATTCTGCTGCTGATCAACGTGCATCCGGTTCTTGACGGGCTGCACCTGGAAGCCAGAACCGCTGGCATCACCCAGGGCTACCTGAATGCCTTTGCCTGGGGCATTCCCGCTCTTCTCTTGATGACTGCACTCCGCGGGCTCACTGACGGCCTGGGACATACCCGAGTGATTATGGCGTTCTCTATACTGAGCACGCTGATTAATCTGCCACTCAACTACGTACTCATCTATGGCAAGCTCGGGCTGCCTGCCATGGGCGGCATTGGCTGTGGCTGGGCAACATCCGTTTCGAACGGCGTAGCTGCAATTGCACTGCTGGTCTATCTGAGCCGCAGCCAGCTCTACAAACAGTTTCACCTGTTTGCCGACTGGGCAAAACCCAACAAGGCGCTGATCCGCTACATTCTCAGTATCGGCATACCTATCGGGTTCACTATTTTTGTGGAAGCCAGCCTTTTCTCGGTAATCGCACTGTTTCTTGCTCCACTGGGCCCTGTAGTGGTAGCCGGGCACCAGATTGCACTGAACGTTGTGTCTCTGCTGTTCATGCTGCCGCTGAGCATCGGCATGGCGCTTACCTTGAGAGTCAGCTTTCTTATCGGTGCCGGCGCGCCAGATACTGCCCGCCTGATTTCCCGCAGCTCCCTGATTCTTGCGTCTGCGACAGCCCTGGTCTTCGCCATTCTTTTACTGATTTTCTCTGAAGGTATTGCGGCTCTCTACACAAGCGATACAGACGTTCAGGCAGTTACCATACGATTATTGATGTTCGCAGCGATTTTCCAGGTGGCAGATGTTATCCAGATCACCTGTATCAGCGCCCTGAGAGGCTATAAAGATACAGGCATTCCCATGCTGATCATGTTGTTCTCGTTCTGGGGCGTGGGGTTGCCGCTGGGTTATACCCTGGCCTTCACCAGTCTGCTTGTCCCTGCCATGGGAGCCGCAGGCTTCTGGGTGGGGCTGACAGGAGGGCTGGCGTCTGCCAGTCTGTTGCTGGGGTGGAGGCTGTTCCGTTATCGTCCGAAAGCCACCCGGAGCTAG
- a CDS encoding HD-GYP domain-containing protein: MSNLVRIAPGALTIGRPLPWDVYDADGNVLLCQGYVIQTDSQLEQLFERGRFEPRVIEVPQEDDEASGDEADCNPFANYPGYLHGLEKALTSTAAGEPEARKHFQDLAYALEQACTKAPDSALALVHLYSVGPTIHEQIIFYAILCQLIARQFGLDEQRIPTLTEAALSANLALVPVADKLNAFNKVLSTEQRNVIRKHPQRSIRALNAVGIDNDLLFTIIAQHHEQADGRGYPDGLSGTDIRPESEILALAERYVAMITKRAYRKRMNVTAARKLIASLADGTFRPALPKALLHILGEYPPGTLVRLENNEVGVITRRPLRARGPFVQAVFDPSGNSYKEPLERDTSMSGFNVLAIEEPDMIPSMDFSQMWGYRADIFPR; the protein is encoded by the coding sequence TTGAGTAACCTCGTTCGAATAGCCCCCGGCGCATTAACCATCGGTCGACCACTACCGTGGGACGTGTATGACGCCGATGGGAATGTGCTCCTTTGCCAGGGCTATGTCATCCAGACAGATTCGCAGCTCGAGCAACTGTTTGAGCGCGGCCGTTTCGAACCGCGGGTTATTGAGGTGCCTCAGGAAGACGACGAAGCATCCGGGGATGAAGCAGACTGTAACCCTTTCGCGAATTACCCCGGTTACCTTCATGGGCTTGAAAAAGCTCTGACCTCGACCGCCGCTGGCGAACCGGAAGCCCGCAAACACTTCCAGGATCTGGCCTACGCCCTGGAGCAGGCCTGCACAAAGGCCCCCGACTCCGCCCTGGCACTTGTACACCTGTACTCCGTTGGCCCCACAATCCACGAACAGATCATTTTTTACGCCATACTCTGCCAGCTTATCGCCCGGCAATTCGGGCTTGATGAACAGCGTATTCCGACACTGACAGAGGCGGCTCTGAGCGCCAATCTCGCCCTGGTGCCTGTCGCCGACAAGCTCAACGCCTTCAACAAGGTGCTGAGCACAGAGCAACGAAACGTTATACGCAAGCACCCGCAACGGAGCATTCGCGCGCTCAACGCGGTGGGAATTGACAACGATCTGCTGTTTACCATTATTGCCCAGCACCACGAGCAGGCAGACGGCAGAGGCTATCCGGATGGCCTCAGTGGCACAGATATCCGGCCCGAGTCAGAAATCCTTGCTCTGGCAGAGCGCTACGTCGCCATGATCACGAAACGCGCTTACCGGAAGCGGATGAACGTAACAGCCGCGCGCAAACTGATCGCCAGTCTGGCAGATGGCACCTTCCGGCCAGCCCTGCCCAAAGCTCTGCTGCATATTCTGGGCGAATATCCGCCAGGAACCCTGGTACGGCTGGAAAATAACGAAGTGGGCGTAATAACCCGCAGACCACTGCGCGCCCGCGGACCTTTTGTACAGGCTGTTTTCGATCCGTCAGGCAACAGCTATAAAGAACCCCTGGAGCGAGATACCAGCATGTCAGGCTTCAATGTTCTCGCAATAGAGGAGCCGGACATGATTCCATCGATGGATTTCAGTCAGATGTGGGGCTACAGGGCTGATATCTTCCCCCGATGA
- a CDS encoding GGDEF domain-containing protein, with product MLSRLKTDFQLSIITLLGACALLGVTPFAALRFIQGNLVTGIVDVLVLGCIVSGMAYAWITGDTRRSGFVLAIVVCCGSVAAGVAGKAGFFWLYPCLMVSFFLVSPRGAVFVNLVAIASAMTMQDGAFQSSVHMWSFFSTTVMTSVCAYVFAFRNERHRESLQLLASVDPLTGVKNRRSMDEGLRSALMDARRTGRFYAVIMMDIDHFKKINDEHGHGIGDQVLLSLVSLIQQRIRKTDQLFRFGGEEFVLILSGVDCNGLKQIANDLQAHVRQQLRCGENAVTVSFGVARLHPDGTAEGWLKRADAALYEAKGSGRDQIVFAENISGADVPPGSMLAD from the coding sequence ATGCTTAGCCGTCTGAAAACTGACTTCCAGTTATCTATTATCACTCTGCTTGGCGCCTGCGCGCTTCTTGGCGTAACACCGTTTGCAGCTCTGCGTTTCATCCAGGGTAATCTGGTCACTGGAATTGTGGATGTCCTGGTGCTTGGGTGCATTGTCAGCGGTATGGCTTACGCGTGGATAACTGGTGACACCCGGCGTAGCGGCTTCGTTTTGGCTATTGTTGTCTGCTGTGGATCGGTCGCTGCGGGTGTTGCTGGCAAGGCGGGTTTTTTCTGGCTTTACCCTTGTTTGATGGTGTCGTTTTTCCTCGTAAGTCCCCGCGGGGCGGTGTTTGTGAATCTCGTCGCAATTGCCTCTGCAATGACCATGCAGGATGGTGCTTTCCAGTCTTCTGTTCACATGTGGTCATTTTTTTCGACAACAGTGATGACCAGTGTTTGTGCATATGTGTTTGCGTTCCGCAATGAACGTCACCGGGAAAGCCTGCAGTTATTGGCTTCCGTTGATCCATTGACGGGTGTGAAAAATCGCCGGTCCATGGATGAAGGGCTGCGTTCTGCTCTTATGGATGCGCGGCGCACAGGCAGATTTTATGCTGTGATCATGATGGATATTGATCACTTTAAAAAGATAAATGATGAGCATGGGCACGGTATCGGTGACCAGGTATTGCTGAGCCTGGTTTCCCTGATTCAGCAACGTATACGTAAAACAGACCAGCTTTTCCGTTTTGGTGGTGAAGAGTTTGTCCTGATCTTGTCCGGAGTTGATTGCAATGGTCTCAAGCAAATAGCGAATGATCTCCAGGCGCACGTTCGCCAGCAACTGAGGTGTGGGGAAAATGCTGTAACGGTATCATTCGGAGTGGCACGGCTACACCCTGATGGAACTGCAGAGGGCTGGCTGAAACGTGCGGATGCAGCACTATATGAGGCCAAGGGCTCCGGCCGCGACCAGATTGTATTTGCAGAAAATATATCCGGTGCTGACGTGCCGCCCGGTTCAATGCTGGCCGACTAG